A region from the Aegilops tauschii subsp. strangulata cultivar AL8/78 chromosome 5, Aet v6.0, whole genome shotgun sequence genome encodes:
- the LOC109755952 gene encoding uncharacterized protein isoform X1: MMLVIAAAPAWAQRRASSLMVEHRWETEGRSPSKVQLFLCFQIHQAVRMMREDRPLRMAAGARAQEEAQRCNTCWLAAPSPARWSWQRGSASMSCLRVRMARQERKKAFMVIRINTAFSSKKRRDSVRERWMPQDEKLKKLEEEKGVVIRFMIGHRSKAKDLLGDSLILRH, encoded by the exons ATGATGTTGGTGAtcgcggcggcgccggcctggGCCCAAAGGCGCGCTTCGTCCTTGATGGTGGAGCACAGGTGGGAGACAGAGGGTCGGTCCCCGTCGAAGGTGCAGCTGTTTCTATGCTTCCAAATCCACCAAGCGGTGAGGATGATGAGGGAGGATAGGCCTTTACGCATGGCAGCGGGCGCGAGAGCACAAGAAGAGGCCCAACGATGCAACACCTGCTGGCTGGCTGCTCCTTCTCCCGCCAG ATGGAGTTGGCAGCGCGGTTCAGCAAGCATGAGCTGCTTGAGAGTGCGGATGGCAAGGCAGGAAAGGAAAAAGGCTTTTATGGTGATCAGGATCAATACCGCGTTCAGTAGCAAGAAGCGCCGTGATTCTGTCAGGGAGAGATGGATGCCTCAAG ATGAGAAACTCAAGAAACTGGAAGAGGAAAAGGGAGTCGTCATTCGATTTATGATTGGGCATAG ATCAAAAGCCAAGGATTTGTTGGGTGATAGCTTGATTCTAAGGCATTAA
- the LOC109755952 gene encoding uncharacterized protein isoform X2, which translates to MMLVIAAAPAWAQRRASSLMVEHRWETEGRSPSKVQLFLCFQIHQAVRMMREDRPLRMAAGARAQEEAQRCNTCWLAAPSPARWSWQRGSASMSCLRVRMARQERKKAFMVIRINTAFSSKKRRDSVRERWMPQDEKLKKLEEEKGVVIRFMIGHSYESTVHELKRED; encoded by the exons ATGATGTTGGTGAtcgcggcggcgccggcctggGCCCAAAGGCGCGCTTCGTCCTTGATGGTGGAGCACAGGTGGGAGACAGAGGGTCGGTCCCCGTCGAAGGTGCAGCTGTTTCTATGCTTCCAAATCCACCAAGCGGTGAGGATGATGAGGGAGGATAGGCCTTTACGCATGGCAGCGGGCGCGAGAGCACAAGAAGAGGCCCAACGATGCAACACCTGCTGGCTGGCTGCTCCTTCTCCCGCCAG ATGGAGTTGGCAGCGCGGTTCAGCAAGCATGAGCTGCTTGAGAGTGCGGATGGCAAGGCAGGAAAGGAAAAAGGCTTTTATGGTGATCAGGATCAATACCGCGTTCAGTAGCAAGAAGCGCCGTGATTCTGTCAGGGAGAGATGGATGCCTCAAG ATGAGAAACTCAAGAAACTGGAAGAGGAAAAGGGAGTCGTCATTCGATTTATGATTGGGCATAG CTATGAGTCAACTGTGCATGAACTGAAAAGGGAAGATTGA